GATGccttttatgtatttattagcATTGCATAAACTTGATCTGCAAGCCTGTACATTCAGCACCCCGGAGAATCACAGCAGCTCTTTAACAGCACATTGCCAGAACAGCATTAGCAGTTCAACTACCCTGGGTCAGGACAGGATGAAAAAGTTTTAGAAAAGTTTTCATCTCTCTTTAGTCAAAGCCACACTTGAAAGGCCAACACTgcagcagaaagcaggaaaGAGGGCAAACCAACAGTCCAACCACTTCCACATCATAGTTCCCTATTAGCACTTACTTAACCCCTGGACCAAAATAAGCATTCAATAAGACCAGTTAGCATTAAAAAGTGCtgtaaaaagttattttaaaatttcttactCTAAGTTTTTGAGACCAGCAGCATTCCTCAGTAATTCTTTCTTCAAGACTGTGTAGTAGTGGCAATGTCTAAATGAAAGTGCTTTAAAGTCAGGATTCTCCCAATTCCCTCTTGTGATCTGTACTCCTGTCTGTAAGTATCTGCTTTACATTCCCATATTTAACAGCAGACTTAATTATTACACAGCCCTATTGCTGCTTCAGCTGTTAGATTTCTCCTTCTGCTTTGCTAATGTGTGTTTCAGTTCCTTTAAGTTCTCTGTCAGTACCTCCACCTCATCCAGTCGTCCACTATGTTTGGCATCAAATATATAAGCTTTAATATTATCTATCTGTTGGAGAAGCAGCTCTTCCTCTATAGCCTCCTCTCCAGAGATCTCACTGCCATCCTCCACTTCAAAGGGATTGTTAGAGGATCCCTCTTCAAATGGATTCCCTGAATTCCAACTGCCCCCAGGCTTTTCAAATGGATTTTCATCCTCTTCAAAGGGGTTTGAAGTACTGCCAGGTGCTCCATTACTttgttcttcctcctcctcactttCAAATGGATTATATTCTTTTTTATCACTTTGCTGAGCTGTGTTAGAGAAGGAAGCCACTGGAGAGGTGCCTTTGGCAAATGGATTATCAGGATCTTCTACTTGAGGGGTATCTGCTTCATCCTCAAAGGGGTTTAGACAGGCTGGCTGATCGCGGTCTTTGTCACACTGTGGGACATTCTGGGGTTTGAGTGTGAAGGTTGAGTGCTCTtttgctggcagctgctcaACTGCAGGAGTTTCAAAACTCATGTCCCCTTTGATCCAAGTAACATCCAAATGCTGTTTGACTTCTCTGAAGTCTAAGGAGCGTGTCCTTGAATGCTGAGACATGAATTGATGGTGCTCTCTTTCCCACTCCTTTTCACGAAGGACCTGAAGTTCCTCCCTCTGtatctcctcctcttctgcctGTTTTTTAGAAAGCTCAATAGCTTTCAGAGTTTGTTGTTGATCATATTCATCCTGAAGCTGCATCAGGTTCTCTTGCAACATATGGACCTCATCTATCCTATTAGCTGCCTTTGCTTGCTTAATAAAGGATGTGATATTGTCAATCTGCTGAAGAAGTGGGTCTGCTCTCTCGCTCTCTCTTGAAATGCTAGATGTGGGTAACCAGCCTTCAGATTTCTTGACTGTTCCTTTTTTTATGTGAGTTTCATCACCATTAACTACAGATGCAGATATGGAGATaaactcctgcttttcctcttgttttccctgtgtttcaaGAGCGACCTAAACCAAAAAACATGTAGTAAGAAAACACCACAGGCTTGAAAAATTTCATTCTAAGTATCCATAGGTACAAGTTAGCTGATCTTAAGACATTGTTGGCTGATGCTTAAAGGGATCAGCTGCCATTTTGAGTACTTTGCAGAAGATTCTTACTTTCATACCATTCCTTACACGCTTCCCTTGAGTTTGTGATGATTCTGATGAAAAACCCATGACATCTGCCTCTACAAACCTGAGGGAAAGTAGGAGCAACAATTCTCTTTATAGAGGAAGAAAATGCCTAATGCAGCTGTGCAAAGAGTGGTCTAGATTGATTTGGACATTAATTGTATCACATAGAACATCCGTATTTAAGGTCACTGATATCACTGGCTTTTAGAGTGGGATTATTCTTATTTCTCAATTTATACCTCAAGATGAAGTTGGCTTTAGTTTATAATTAAAGATATCCTCCCtcctaaaggaaaaaagggataCCTCCTCCCCTGCAGAGGCATCCTTGTTCTAGTATGTCCTTTCCCACCGACAAAAGAAGTTTCCAAATTCTGCTTATGTGAGTGAATTCCTGAACACAATTTTGAAGTCAGTGTAAACTAACACACTCACTTCAGGGCTTGCTCTGCACgcactgcagcaggaacagcccgTGCACCCAAATCTCTGCTTTCTAGAAGTGTCCAGCTTTGTGCCCATCTACTTCTGTTCTGGacagaacaaagcagcagctAGGCAAATCCCTGGAAAAGGGGATGGGATGATATggatgaaaaaataacaaactgaAATCCTGTGTTGAAGGCAGCTACTCATCTCCCCACACAGCTCCCAGGCTTATATCTATGAGAAAGCCTAATACAAGATGTAACAGATCCCAACCTGTCTTACCATATGcagtcttctcttcttcagTTCTTCATACTGATCCTTAGTTGGCAGGGACATTAGGccaagcagcttttcctggcaaaaattgaaatatttacaatattgcTTGCAGGTATTCAGCCCATTTTTCAAGTCCTTGAGAAGAGAGATACTACCAGCAGAAACCCCACAAACACATCAAAGATGCTTCTACACtgcagtccctgctgcaggtCTCCACACACCTCTGCTGCtacagctgcactgctgggtgGGCTGACACCTCAGCAAAAGGAAGAGCCAC
This region of Vidua chalybeata isolate OUT-0048 chromosome 12, bVidCha1 merged haplotype, whole genome shotgun sequence genomic DNA includes:
- the RBSN gene encoding rabenosyn-5, whose protein sequence is MASGCPAAFGDPTEVREGFLCPLCLKDLQAFRQLQAHYEEQHPGEDRDVRAQLRNLVQKAKKAKKKLLKQDDDRTDSGAQERYESFSYGGVDPYMWEPQEVGAMRSHLSEFKKHRAARIDHYVVEVNKLIIRLEKLTSFDRANTESAKIRAIEKSVVPWVSDQDVPFCPDCGSKFSIRNRRHHCRLCGSIMCKKCMEFVSLPLASKLTSASKEALGSHTSPNSSPSSVHGSRRGSISSISSVSSVLDEKDDERIRCCQHCKDTLLKREQQIDEKEYTPEIVKLYEKLRLCMEKVDQKAPEYIRMAESLNAGESAYNLDHANDLRVEIQKMYEFIDALSKKILSLGLHEDPQPHPKILQLQRMIRYSATLFVQEKLLGLMSLPTKDQYEELKKRRLHMVALETQGKQEEKQEFISISASVVNGDETHIKKGTVKKSEGWLPTSSISRESERADPLLQQIDNITSFIKQAKAANRIDEVHMLQENLMQLQDEYDQQQTLKAIELSKKQAEEEEIQREELQVLREKEWEREHHQFMSQHSRTRSLDFREVKQHLDVTWIKGDMSFETPAVEQLPAKEHSTFTLKPQNVPQCDKDRDQPACLNPFEDEADTPQVEDPDNPFAKGTSPVASFSNTAQQSDKKEYNPFESEEEEEQSNGAPGSTSNPFEEDENPFEKPGGSWNSGNPFEEGSSNNPFEVEDGSEISGEEAIEEELLLQQIDNIKAYIFDAKHSGRLDEVEVLTENLKELKHTLAKQKEKSNS